The nucleotide sequence GTGAGGACCGACCGCATCCAGTGACTGTTTGAAGTCTTCATAATGACTGGTCAGCGGAACTGATTGCCGTGTCTCACCCGCGAAAACAACCAGGCCGACGCGGTCGCCGGACATTTCATCGACCATGTCTTTGATCTGTTGTTTGGCACGATCGAGTCGGCTGGGCGAAACATCTTCTGCGAGCATACTGCGCGATACATCGAGTAGAAACATCACTTCAATTCCTTTTTGAGGAACTTCGCGTTCAGTCTTTCCCCAACGAATGTCGATCAGCGCAACTGCCAGTAAAGACAAGCTGCTGACAATCAGAATCGATGAGATCCAGTGTTTTTGAAAACGCGGTGCTAAAAACAGTTTGTCAGTCATATTCGCTGAGGCAAATTGTCTCGCGGCGCGGTATTTTGCCACAGCCGCATAGCCAGCAAGTAACAGGCTGCACGCTGCTACAATCAGCAGAAAGATGTTCGTTGGATTGCCGAATTGAATGTCCATGATATATTTTTCCTCTTGATCCTGGGCTGTTCCGCGATGTTCAGTTCAACTCTCGTAACCATGTCTGTTCAAGCACAAACCGTACCAATAACAGTCCGAAAGCAATCAATAACAGTGGAGGCACATTGATGAGACCCGCCCGGTACGGCTGTACTGCGAGTTCGCGGTAATCGGTATAGTGTTGGGCTTCCACTTTTGTCTTTTCCAGGGCATCGATCTCATGGTATATTTTTTCCAGCGAGTCAGTATCAGTCGCTCGAAAATATTTCCCGTGTGTCAGATCTGCCACTTTCTGAAGTGTGGCTTCATCGATGTTGACTGGCATCCACTGTACGACTTGCTTGCCGCTGAACGGGTCTGTCACCGGCACTGGCGCCTCACCTTTGGTCCCGACGCCGATGGTGTAGACTTTGATCCCCAGGGTCTCTGCCAGTTCGGCTGCCTGAATTGGTTCGACTTCACCAGCGTTGTTTTCGCCGTCCGTGAGTAAGATGATCACCTTACTTTTTACTTTCTCATCACGTCGTGCATCGAGTGCATTCAGTTTCTCTACTGCCAGCGAAATCGCATCGCCGATGGCTGTACCATCTTCACTGCGATTGGTAACGATTTGGATATTGTTTAATTGCGAGACAAGATAGGGATGATCCAAAGTTGGCGGCGTGATACCATCGGCATAACCTGCGAATGTCATCAGCCCCACCAGATCGTTGAACCGCCCCTCCAGTTCCTCTTTTCCCTCTACAAACTTCCCAGCCACATTTTTAATGGCAGTCAGACGATCAACGTGCTCACCATCGATTTTGAAATCCATGGCCTGCATGCTGCCGCTGCGGTCAACAACCATTTCGATGGCAATTCCTTCACTCGTCGTGACCTGTTGCTCGCGTCCTTCACGTGGTCTGGCCAGTCCCAGAATCATGAACAGGATAGCCCCCAGCGTCAGCAGGCGAGGCAACCAGTTGAGGCGTTGCCGCACTGTCGGCGAAAGATCTTTCGCCATTTCCAGAGAACTGAATGGAAC is from Gimesia maris and encodes:
- a CDS encoding vWA domain-containing protein translates to MFDSPWYFLLLLVLPYLAWRLFTPQRKSAVPFSSLEMAKDLSPTVRQRLNWLPRLLTLGAILFMILGLARPREGREQQVTTSEGIAIEMVVDRSGSMQAMDFKIDGEHVDRLTAIKNVAGKFVEGKEELEGRFNDLVGLMTFAGYADGITPPTLDHPYLVSQLNNIQIVTNRSEDGTAIGDAISLAVEKLNALDARRDEKVKSKVIILLTDGENNAGEVEPIQAAELAETLGIKVYTIGVGTKGEAPVPVTDPFSGKQVVQWMPVNIDEATLQKVADLTHGKYFRATDTDSLEKIYHEIDALEKTKVEAQHYTDYRELAVQPYRAGLINVPPLLLIAFGLLLVRFVLEQTWLRELN